CAGACGCGTTGTGCTTTGTGTAAGAGTTGCACGGGGGTGTTGGTACACAGATCTGTTGTTCCCCCTCAACTAAAGTAACTCCAACAAGCTGTTCCACACATGCACTGGGACCTGGTGGAATCAGCTACATTTGCTGTGGTAAGGTGAACTGTGAGGTGAGCATGTTTATAAAGTGATAAAGTTATAAAGTGAATCAAAATAACTGCTACTTTGAAGCATTGTGACCTTGAAGCACCCTTACATTGAAAACAGCAATGCTTAGAGGTCCACAGGTCCCAGCTCAGAAAACACGGGGTCACGTGTTTATTAATTGCCATAGAATGCAGATACACACCCCCACAGCCCAGAAGGAATGTGTGATATTGTTTAGTTTGGTTTATCGTCAGGTCTGGAATCTGGTTCTGTTTCCTTTTGTATCATTGTCTGTGTCGTTCTTTTGATAGCAAACTGCTCAAGTCCACGATTACTGTCCAAAAGAATCAAAAGTTAACCCCAAATATGATGTTTTGAATTCTACGTCAGGTTTAGCTGAACAGCCTGCagaataagtaaaaaaaagttaaaagttCATATTCAAATAAACACGATTGCTAAACTGTTATGTTTGGCTTACAGCCAGCTCCCTGTTACATTTCAagaaaaacataaacaaaacattatTGCGCTGTAAGGTTATACAAGAATGGAAACCGAAAGCAAGCGATATTTGGAAACCGAATCTTATTAGTGGGGCGGAGCGTGTGATTCTTCGGTACCGTCACGTGTTCCTCCCTTCGCCGGTCATATAAATAAGAATTCATCTACAGGACTGTTGTCTGTATAGCCTGGCACGTCGAGAAGTGGTGACTGACAGATTAGCAGCACAACGCAACATCATACTCGGGACATACGCAGGAAATCACGCTTTCAAATGTAAAACGTATTTCTTTCACTTGTCGACTGCGAGCATATTAAAGCATCGTTACTTTTGATCACAACTTTTAGGTACATCTGTGACATGTCAAGACATGTCGGTTGATAGTGTAACGTTATCTTACTTTGTTCGTCAATCTTGTCTTTTAACTTCGTTTTACCAATAGAGCCTGAACACATCTGGAGGATGGAGCTTGTTATCAAAGGTCTGACCGGAGAGCCCCGGGCTGTAACGGTGAACGCGAGCACGACGGTCCGTCAACTCAAACAACTCATTGCGCAGCTCTTCGAGGTGCCACCCTCGCGCCAGAAGCTTTGTGTCAGCAACGGACACACCATCCACCTGGACAACGACGCCAAAACCGTCAGTGATTACGGCCTGAGCTCGGGGTCCAGTGTGTCGCTGCTGATTCTGTCGAGACCCGCTCCTTTCCAGGTGTTCGTCAGGAATGAGAAGGGCCAGACACACACTTACGAAGTCACTGACGACGAGACCGTGGATGGGCTGCAGAGGAAGATCTTCAATAAGGAGAGGACGCCGGTGGACCAACAGAGGCTGATCTTCGAGGGCAGACAGCTGGAATCTGGCAAGACACTGAAGGATTACAACATCACACTCGAAAGCACCATTTTCATGACCCTCCGACTCCGCGGAGGTTAACGGATCCAGTCGGTGTTGGTCTTTATATTTATGTTCATTTCTTTCACTTTAACATTGTTTAAGCATTAATAGTTAGTATAATGGACATGTGTTGCCTGGCTGTCATTATCAAAGTTAAAAGTTGTAAGTGAACAAATCATTCCAAGAGTTAAAAAAAGGATAAAAGTACTGCGCTGGATGTGACATGTGACTGGATACGTGCTACTTTCTCATCATATGCCATGCTGCCAATTACTGTGAAATTGTTAAATTTTTTGCGACTGTTAACATATGATGTTTCCTCAAGATTCCTAATAAACCTTTTAATTAAACTTAGTATCAGTTTTTCATTAAATCAGTCTCAGAGGGATTAATCTGTTCGGTTTGTTAAGAACAGTGTTCTCTGTTCATATGAACCTATAGACACGCACTTGCCAGTTCGAGTCTCAGACGAATCATAATTTTCTGATGGCAGAGGAATGCGTGTGTGCATGGGGGAAGGcgtattacagttttttgcagacgATAAAACCCAATATCTGAAACTATGTCTCTTGTCGAACCTTAACACACAGTAACCAATGCTACACaaacacggacgtaatttttttttggggggggggggggggggggggggcattttcaaaagccggttttggtcccccccagtttttacggttaaaaccaaatatttaaatagcgacgaatccatgtcccccccacttttgaaatcaaaattacgtccatgtacacacacaacaggcaaaacatctcacacttcagggaaaaagcacacacttcaaccaaaactcttgcaactcttgccaaaaccatataaCTGCATCTAAACGCTATACACACAAATACCAGATGATTAGCCTTGcatatatgtgactacacactgaagtgacaaatggaaaacactactaccatgtgtttgagtgtttagtttgtagtctgctgtgaaggtctgtcagaggtctcacatatacatgaatatttGGAAATATTGAGGTTCTgatagactcactgaatggatgttgctgatggtgacattgtcagtaatgatgtgctgttgtagttgtcggAAACGTATGCAgttgtttgctctgaccatattgatgatggtctctttctgttctgaggtgaATAGCTACCCAGCAAGGGGTAATCTATTACACTacgtagtatgtatagaggataggtttacttatctattctcattttgaaatgtctggatgatgctacagtgtagcagcacagataaggttgaaccctttgcctccagaaaacccaaTGCATGCTTGATcacatggtcaaccagagtggctctgatctcatcaATTATGGTTGCttatcctcttcctcattctcgtaCTCTTCATCGTCATCCCTATGACGTATTGGACTCCATTGATGTG
The genomic region above belongs to Brachyhypopomus gauderio isolate BG-103 chromosome 3, BGAUD_0.2, whole genome shotgun sequence and contains:
- the isg15 gene encoding ubiquitin-like protein ISG15 encodes the protein MELVIKGLTGEPRAVTVNASTTVRQLKQLIAQLFEVPPSRQKLCVSNGHTIHLDNDAKTVSDYGLSSGSSVSLLILSRPAPFQVFVRNEKGQTHTYEVTDDETVDGLQRKIFNKERTPVDQQRLIFEGRQLESGKTLKDYNITLESTIFMTLRLRGG